Part of the Trueperaceae bacterium genome, GCGATCCTGGGAGACGCCTATACCGAACGGGCTGCTACCGCTTTGCGGGCTCAGCTCGCATTGGATCGACCGTTACCCGTTCAGTACGTCACGTATCTCGGTTCGATCCTGACAGGTGACCTGGGTACCTCGTACATAAGTCGGCAACCTGTGATGGGCGAGGTCCTCGGCAACTTCGGTTTCACCCTCAGGCTGGCCCTCGCTGGCTTGGCTGTATCCGTGTTGCTGGGAATTCCGCTGGGCTTCATCGCCGCACTCCGCCGCGGGCGCCTGGCCGACATCGCCGCCATGACGGTAGCGGTCTTGGGCGTGTCGATGCCCGGCTTCTGGCTCGGGATCCTGCTGATGGTGATCTTCGCGGTTCAGCTGGGATGGTTCCCTCTCATCGGCATCGGAAACGAGGGCGACGTCGTCGACATCGGTCGACATCTTGTACTTCCCGCTGTCACCCTGGGCATGCGAGGCGCCGGCCTGATCGCGCGAGTCACGCGCAGCGCTCTTCTCGAAACGCTGAACCAGGATTACGTCCGCACGGCGCGAGCCAAGGGCGTTCACGACAGGACCGTCGTGGTCGCGCATGCGCTCAGGAACGCGATGTTGCCGATAGTGACCGTAGCCGGCCTCGATCTTGGCCGGATGCTTGGTGGGACAACCGTTATCGAAACCGTATTCAGTCGGCCCGGTACTGGCGTCCTCCTGATCCAGGCCGTGCTCACTCGGGACTATCCGATGATCCAGGCGGCGTTCCTACTCTTCCTGACCGTAATCATCGTCATCAACCTGCTGGTGGATGTTCTATACGCCCGGCTCGATCCGAGGGTGGTCTACGCGTGAGGCGTCCCCGATTCCGCAAGTTCCTGCGGATGCCCACCGCGATCATCGGCCTCGTGATCCTAGCGGTCGTGGTTCTGAGCGCGATATTCGCTCCTTACCTGACCCCGTACGAGCCCACCCACCAAGACCTCCTGCATAGAGTCGCACCGCCCAACTTCGAACACCTGCTGGGGACCGATCACCTGGGCCGCGACGTTCTGACTCGCCTCCTGTACGGCGCGAGGATTTCGTTGTTCACCGGGTTCGTTTCGGTAGGGATCGGCCTACTACTCGGCATGATCGTCGGACTCACGGCCGGTTACTTCGGGGGTCGGACCGACAACGCGCTCATGTCGATGATGGACGTCCTGCTAGGCTTCAGGACCTACCTCCTCGCGATCCTGGTCGTGGCGATACTCGGCACTTCGCTCTTCAATCTCACGATCGCTATCGGGACTGCAACCTTCCCACAGTTCGCTCGGATGGTGCGCTCCGAGGTCCTATCGGTACGAAGCCGCGACTTCGTCGAAGCTGCCCGTGCGCTAGGTGCCCGAGATGTGGTGCTGATAGGCCGGCATGTATTCCCACAGGTACTCGGGCCCACCGTCGTGATGGCGACCTTCTTCGTGGCTACCGCGATCGTGATCGAGTCCTCCTTGAGCTTTCTCGGTCTTGGCCCCCCGCCGCCGACTCCCTCGTGGGGACTGATGATCAACGAGGGACGACGCTACATCCTCGACGACGCCTGGCTACCCGCCATTCCCGGGTTCGCCATCATGCTGGTCGTCCTCGCCTTCAACCTGCTTGGCGATGCACTGCGCGACGTGCTCGATCCACGAATCTGACCCAGCGTCAGATGGAACAGCTCAATCACATGGTTCACGAAAGGAGCCAAATGTTCGCTACCAAGGATGAATGGAAGGCTTTACAGGGACTCGCCTCGAGCGAGGAGGTAGAACGCACGGCAACCGACCTGGTCAAGTGGCACCGCCACTCCGGAACCGCAGGTGAGTATCAGGCAGTCGCCTATCTCAAGAACCGTTTGGACGAGTTGGGCATACCGACCGTTGTTCACAGCTTCGAAGCACTCATCAGCAATCCCTTGCAGGCGTCGCTCACGGTACACGCGGGAGACAGGCGCACGGTGGAGGTGGTTACTCACCCTTTCTCGGCCAGCGCTCCAGCTGGGGTAACGGGTGCTGTGGTCTACGCCGGCAAGGACGCCGATGCCTCCAAGGCAGACGTAGCAGGGAAGATCGCGATAATCGACGGCGCGGGAACGCCGTTCTCGGTCAATCAGTGGCTGTCCCGAGGCGCGATAGGGATCCTGTGCCACTCGAGGGCCCGGGTGGTGCAGGAGTACATCATCTCCGGGGTCTGGGGCACACCTGATCCGGATTCCGCCAAGACGCTGCCGACGATACCGGTGGCCAGTATCGACAGCGAGACGGGAGATCTCCTGCGCAGGCTACTGGATGAGTCCGAGGAAGAAGTCCTGGTGACCCTCCGCACCCGTCTCGACACCGGGGTCAAGTCTCTGGAGTTCCCGGTGGCCGAAATCCGGGGGAGCGAGGAGACCGACGAGTTCGTATTGCTTGCCGGCCACCTCGACTCCTGGTACGAGGGTGCCCAGGACAATGCCGCCGGCGACGCGGCCCTTCTCGAGGTCGCCCGTGTCTTGCAGCAGAACCGGAGCAAGCTTGGCCGTAATGTCCGGATCGCGTGGTGGGTAGGTCACTCCCAGGGGCGATTCTCGGCCTCGACCTGGTATGCCGATAACTTCTACGCGGACCTCAGTCGGAACTGCGTGGGCTATTTGAATCTCGACCAACCCGGTCATAAGGATGCGACCTGGCTCAAGACGTTCTCGACACCTGATGCCGCCCGCTTTCTCGCCGCCATGGTGAAGGAGCTGTCGGGCCAGGAGGTAAAGCCGCCCCGGCCTCCCAGGAACGCCGACCAGTCGTTCTGGGGAGTTGGCCTCCCGTCGTTCTCCTTCCTTCCGCGTTTGAACGACGAGTCACCGGACGAGGCTCCGGATGAGATCGGTGCGCGGAAACCCTGGTACCAGCACACTCGGTTCGACACTATAGACAAGCTCGACTTCCCGCTGTTGGCCCAGCAGTCGGGTTATGTCGCGGTAACAATGCTGGAACTCTCTATCCGCCGCCTGTTGCCGTGGGACCACGCAGATACGGCGAACGCCTTCCGGAAGCGCCTGAACGAGCTAGCGCAGGAAAGCGGTGACGCCATCGACCTCTCACCCTGCCTCGCCGCGGCGCAGCGTTTGCAAGAGGTCGGCTGCCGGGTTCGCGAGCTTCCCCACGACACGCCTCTGTCCGATTCTTTGAACGGCGCCATCCTACGCGCCAGTCAGAGCCTCCTGAACGTCTACTTCACTGTACGCGGCCGTTACCATCACGACCCTGCTGTCACGTTTCCACTGCTCCCCGGCCTCCGTGACGTCAAGAGGTTGGCTGCAACCAAGGCCGGGTCGGAAGAACGCCTGTTCCTCCGCACCTATCTCATCAGGGAGCGCAACCGGGTAACCGACGCCCTCCTGACTGCTGCAGAGGAGCTGGAGAGCGCTCTTCCGCCATCGTGACCGGGCGACGTGTCCCAACGCTGGCCGCAGCGGAGGAGATCAAAAGAGAAGCGGAGGGGCGCCTCCCGGTCATCCTCGACGACCTCGAGGCGATGGTCGAGCTGGAAACGCCTACTGGCGATGCGTCCGGGATGACGAGATTCGCCGAGTATCTGCTGGACAGGGTCGGCAGCGTAGCGGCGTCCATCGAGAAGCTACCGGGCGGGATTCAGGGTGATCACCTTCGTTGCGAGTTCGGGCGAGGCGATGAACAAATCCTGGTGCTCAGCCACATGGACACCGTATGGCCGCTAGGTACTGTCGCTAACTGGCCCTTCACCGTCGAGGGCGACCGGGCATACGGCCCGGGAACGGCCGACATGAAGGGCGGTCTCGCCGTGGCCTTGCACGCGATCGAGCTGCTCCTGGAAACGAAACTGCTCTCCCAGCAACGGGTAGTGTGGCTGATCACTACCGACGAAGAGGTCGGCAGCCCGTCTTCCCGGCCGCTAATAGAAGCTGAGGCCAAGCGAAGTGGTCGAGTACTGGTGACCGAGCCCGGAGACCCGGAGCGTGGGGCGGTCAAAACGCGGCGGAAGGGGACCGGAGCCTTCGATATCAGAGTCAGAGGGGTGGCATCACACTCCGGCGCCGCACATGCCGAAGGGGCAAGCGCGACCAGCGAACTAGCTCGGCAGATCGCCCGGATCGACTCCTGGACCGATTACGCCGTTGGCACCACCCTCAATATCGGCGAGATAGGAGGAGGGCAGGCGCGCAACGTCGTGGCGGACTCGGCCTGGGCGAGCGTGGACGTGCGCGTCGAGGAGCCGGGGGCAGCGAAGCATATCGAATCGGCCCTCAGGAATCTCGCTCCGATCGACGGCAGGACGACGATCGAGGTGTCTGGCAGTATCACGCGGCCACCGATGTCCCGGCCCCCCTGCGTGGCGAGAACGTACGACTTGGCGGTCGAGTGCGCTCGTGCTCTTGGCCTTGAGTTGCCGGAGGTCAGTAGCGGCGGCGCCAGCGACGCTAACTTCACTGCTGCCCTGGGCGTTCCGACCCTCGACGGGCTGGGCGTCGTAGGAGGGGGCATGCACTCCAGCGGGGAGTACATCGTCGTTCCTTCTCTGCCCTCCCGAACCGCACTCCTTGCCATGCTCCTGACCGCGCCTATCCAGGTGGCGAAAGCGTGACCGAGGAGTTCGAGTACGGGCAGGTCCTCGCCTCGGTGCAGGAGAAGGTGCGCCTGCTCAGTGCCGGGCGCACCGCCATCCGCGCGAGCCAGATGATCGCGGATGCCGAGAGCGGCGAAGTGCTGCGCGACCACACCCTGGTTATCGAAGGTGGGCTTGTCAGAGAAGTCGTCCCGTCGGATTCGTTCGAGATTCCCCAGGATGTCGAGGTCATGGATGTTCCGAGCGGCACTCTCCTCCCTGGGCTCATAGAGACCCACTGTCACGTGACCGGTGAGTGGAGCGAGGATCCTCACGCGACCCATCTGGAGCCGTTTCCCGAGGCGCGCGTCATCCGCGGCATGGTCGACGCCTGGGCCGTTCTCACTGCCGGGTTCACCTCCATCTACAGCATGGGCCACGGGCATCCGAACTACGTAGCCGCCCTGAAGTCGCTGATCGACGACGAAAGGTTCCCTGGGCCCCGCATACATCACTGCGGCTGGGCGATATCGCAGACGGCGGGCCACGGGCATGTGCGCGAGTGGAACTACGAACTCGCGAGCAGCCTCAAGGTGCGCAGTACCTTCGCCGATGGGGAAGCGGCCCTTCGCGCTGTAGTCCGCGAGAACATCGGGACGGGCGCGGAGTTCATCAAGGTGTTCGCCGGCGAGGGCGGCTATACCGCCCCAAGTCATATATCCAGGAGGCTCGATTTCAGTGGAGCGGAACTGAGAGCCGTTACCGATGAGGCGCACCGGTTGGGCTATCGCGTGGCGTCGCACTGCATGACACTGGAACATGTGAGGCACGCCCTTACCAATGGTGTCGACCGGATCGAGCACGGACCCACCGTCTACGAGCCTGACTTCGTGCCGATTCTGCAGGAAAACCAGGCGGCTTGGTGCCCCACGCTCAGCCAACTGCACTGGGGCTTGGAGGAGCGAGTGAAGCGCGGCTTCGATACGGCTACCACCCGAAGGATCGAAGCAGCCCTTGACGCGCGCTGCCGGATGATCGTCGAAGCGCTCGAGGCGGGCGTAGTGGTGGGTTTCGGCACCGACAACCGGATGCGTCCCAAAGCGGGAAGGAACGGCATCGAGTTTCGTCTGATGGTGGAGCGAGGAATCCAGCCGGGAACCGCGCTCGCACTAGCGACGAGCAACGCAGCAAGGTTGGTTGGCGTCGACGATCAGTTGGGCTCCATTCGCCCCGGGATGGTCGCCGACCTCATCGTCGTCAACGGGAACCCTCTGCAGGACATCGAGGCTGTAAGCGAGCGCGAGAACATCGTCCAGGTGCTCCGCAGTCCTGTTCGTGTCAGGCCCAAACCTCCCATCAAGAGGGGGGCGAGCTATGGGTGATGAGGCGAAGGAGCGAGTGCTTGCCGACATCGAGCGGCGGCGCGGGAAGGTGACCGACGATCATAGGTTCATCGCCGGTCACGACCCGGAGTTCCTGAGGGAATACGAGGCGATCTACGAAGCGACCCTGGGCGAAGATGTCGAGTTGCCCGTGCGGGTGCGGGAATACGTTGCGATAGCGATCCTGCTCACCCGCGGTGCAAGCGATGGCGGTATCGAGAGGCACATGCGGCGAGCGTTAGCTCATGGCGCCACCATCGATGAACTCTTCCAGGTCGTTCGGGCGATGATCCTCCCCGGGGGAGCGCCGGTATTCAATCGGGGTGTTTCCATCCTTCGGGGTATCGCGAAGTCAGAGGGTAACGACGGCTCTGGACCGGATCCGAGCTGAAATTCACCAGACCAGACTCGGTGCCTTCCTGAAGACTTATGCCGCCTGCGCGTTCACTCGAACCTAACTCCCCGCAACGCCTTCACGAACAGGTCATCGCCGCCCAACTGCCCGCCTTTGAGCGCGAGTTCGATGCCATCGAGGGTGTGGCCGGGCGCGTACGCCCGGCACAGGGGAACGCCTGGGTCCAACCGGCCGATCATCTCGAGCGCCCGGATACCTGTGCGCTGTACGGTCTTGCTGGAGCTGTCGCCACCGGCGATGACCGCCCGTTTGACCTCCAGTAGCTCCACGGCGTTACGGAGTAGTTCGGCGAAGAGCTCGCCTACCGAATCAGGGGAGAGGCTATCTCCGCCACCTCCCCGGCACGTCGCGGCTATCACCGCACCCCTCTCTTCCATCGCCGCGGCGACTCGCGAGAAAACTTCCTGGTTGTAACCGGCCGCTCCGAGCCTCGGTGAGACGTCGACTACGCTGAAGCCTGCCCGCTCCGCTACCCGCACCTGCAGCTCGGTCATCGGCGAGCAGCTGCCCGACAGCACCAACAGCCTCTCGGCCCCGGCGATTGCACGCAAACCGCCGCCAACCATCTCGACCTCCGCTTGTCGTCCGGAAGGAGCACCTTGCGATACCGCGCCCTCCGAGTTACACGAAGCAGATTC contains:
- a CDS encoding ABC transporter permease; the protein is MSLSYLGRRVLIAMFSLWAAITILFAMIHLVPGDPVSAILGDAYTERAATALRAQLALDRPLPVQYVTYLGSILTGDLGTSYISRQPVMGEVLGNFGFTLRLALAGLAVSVLLGIPLGFIAALRRGRLADIAAMTVAVLGVSMPGFWLGILLMVIFAVQLGWFPLIGIGNEGDVVDIGRHLVLPAVTLGMRGAGLIARVTRSALLETLNQDYVRTARAKGVHDRTVVVAHALRNAMLPIVTVAGLDLGRMLGGTTVIETVFSRPGTGVLLIQAVLTRDYPMIQAAFLLFLTVIIVINLLVDVLYARLDPRVVYA
- a CDS encoding ABC transporter permease — translated: MRRPRFRKFLRMPTAIIGLVILAVVVLSAIFAPYLTPYEPTHQDLLHRVAPPNFEHLLGTDHLGRDVLTRLLYGARISLFTGFVSVGIGLLLGMIVGLTAGYFGGRTDNALMSMMDVLLGFRTYLLAILVVAILGTSLFNLTIAIGTATFPQFARMVRSEVLSVRSRDFVEAARALGARDVVLIGRHVFPQVLGPTVVMATFFVATAIVIESSLSFLGLGPPPPTPSWGLMINEGRRYILDDAWLPAIPGFAIMLVVLAFNLLGDALRDVLDPRI
- a CDS encoding M28 family metallopeptidase, with product MFATKDEWKALQGLASSEEVERTATDLVKWHRHSGTAGEYQAVAYLKNRLDELGIPTVVHSFEALISNPLQASLTVHAGDRRTVEVVTHPFSASAPAGVTGAVVYAGKDADASKADVAGKIAIIDGAGTPFSVNQWLSRGAIGILCHSRARVVQEYIISGVWGTPDPDSAKTLPTIPVASIDSETGDLLRRLLDESEEEVLVTLRTRLDTGVKSLEFPVAEIRGSEETDEFVLLAGHLDSWYEGAQDNAAGDAALLEVARVLQQNRSKLGRNVRIAWWVGHSQGRFSASTWYADNFYADLSRNCVGYLNLDQPGHKDATWLKTFSTPDAARFLAAMVKELSGQEVKPPRPPRNADQSFWGVGLPSFSFLPRLNDESPDEAPDEIGARKPWYQHTRFDTIDKLDFPLLAQQSGYVAVTMLELSIRRLLPWDHADTANAFRKRLNELAQESGDAIDLSPCLAAAQRLQEVGCRVRELPHDTPLSDSLNGAILRASQSLLNVYFTVRGRYHHDPAVTFPLLPGLRDVKRLAATKAGSEERLFLRTYLIRERNRVTDALLTAAEELESALPPS
- a CDS encoding M20 family metallopeptidase; translation: MTGRRVPTLAAAEEIKREAEGRLPVILDDLEAMVELETPTGDASGMTRFAEYLLDRVGSVAASIEKLPGGIQGDHLRCEFGRGDEQILVLSHMDTVWPLGTVANWPFTVEGDRAYGPGTADMKGGLAVALHAIELLLETKLLSQQRVVWLITTDEEVGSPSSRPLIEAEAKRSGRVLVTEPGDPERGAVKTRRKGTGAFDIRVRGVASHSGAAHAEGASATSELARQIARIDSWTDYAVGTTLNIGEIGGGQARNVVADSAWASVDVRVEEPGAAKHIESALRNLAPIDGRTTIEVSGSITRPPMSRPPCVARTYDLAVECARALGLELPEVSSGGASDANFTAALGVPTLDGLGVVGGGMHSSGEYIVVPSLPSRTALLAMLLTAPIQVAKA
- a CDS encoding amidohydrolase family protein, producing MTEEFEYGQVLASVQEKVRLLSAGRTAIRASQMIADAESGEVLRDHTLVIEGGLVREVVPSDSFEIPQDVEVMDVPSGTLLPGLIETHCHVTGEWSEDPHATHLEPFPEARVIRGMVDAWAVLTAGFTSIYSMGHGHPNYVAALKSLIDDERFPGPRIHHCGWAISQTAGHGHVREWNYELASSLKVRSTFADGEAALRAVVRENIGTGAEFIKVFAGEGGYTAPSHISRRLDFSGAELRAVTDEAHRLGYRVASHCMTLEHVRHALTNGVDRIEHGPTVYEPDFVPILQENQAAWCPTLSQLHWGLEERVKRGFDTATTRRIEAALDARCRMIVEALEAGVVVGFGTDNRMRPKAGRNGIEFRLMVERGIQPGTALALATSNAARLVGVDDQLGSIRPGMVADLIVVNGNPLQDIEAVSERENIVQVLRSPVRVRPKPPIKRGASYG
- a CDS encoding carboxymuconolactone decarboxylase family protein, with product MGDEAKERVLADIERRRGKVTDDHRFIAGHDPEFLREYEAIYEATLGEDVELPVRVREYVAIAILLTRGASDGGIERHMRRALAHGATIDELFQVVRAMILPGGAPVFNRGVSILRGIAKSEGNDGSGPDPS